In one window of Amblyomma americanum isolate KBUSLIRL-KWMA chromosome 9, ASM5285725v1, whole genome shotgun sequence DNA:
- the LOC144103488 gene encoding uncharacterized protein LOC144103488 has protein sequence MAAFSGAAFYGTCRRGDRPRVSDETAEAVLQRIAQANTSDIDLSDSDDDTILDPNFSAPLEDEGTDETSDDEGPSTSGTGRAEKTWKRHQGEITTWIPDFGDNIDSSEQRCSWAPIDYFVQYIPNEVYEKVALAMNRNTDVLAKKKHEYYLL, from the exons ATGGCGGCGTTCAGCGGCGCGGCGTTCTATGGCACCTGCCGGAGAG GAGACAGGCCTCGCGTTTCTGATGAGACGGCGGAAGCAGTTTTACAAAGAATTGCACAAGCCAACACTTCAGACATTGACCTATCGGACAGCGACGACGACACTATTCTCGATCCAAACTTCAGTGCACCACTTGAGGATGAAGGCACTGACGAAACCAGCGATGACGAAGGTCCCTCCACATCAGGCACTGGAAGAGCTGAGAAGACTTGGAAACGCCATCAAGG TGAGATTACAACTTGGATCCCTGACTTTGGAGACAACATTGACAGCAGTGAACAACGCTGTTCGTGGGCACCAATTGACTACTTCGTGCAGTACATTCCTAATGAGGTGTACGAAAAAGTGGCCCTGGCTATGAATCGGA ATACGGAtgtactggcaaaaaaaaaacacgagtacTACCTCTTGTAG